The following coding sequences lie in one Camelus bactrianus isolate YW-2024 breed Bactrian camel chromosome 8, ASM4877302v1, whole genome shotgun sequence genomic window:
- the TMEM200A gene encoding transmembrane protein 200A, with the protein MIATGGVITGLAALKRQDSARSQHHVNLSPSPAAQEKKPVRRRPRADVVVVRGKIRLYSPSGFFLILGVLISIVGIAMAVLGYWPQKEHFIDAETTLSTNETQVIRNQGGVVVRFFEQHLHSDKMKMLGPFTMGIGIFIFICANAILHENRDRETKIIHMRDIYSTVIDIHTLRIKEQKHMNGIYTGLMGETEVKQNGNSCASRLAANTVASFPGFRSNFQMDSSVEEDGLLVLNESKSCGHLRPPLLSDSSASVCGLYPPPSKTSDDKTGGPKKCETKSIVSSSISAFTLPVIKLNNCVIDEPSIDNITEDADNLRSRSRNLSMDSLVVPLPNASQSFQPVSMMLPRNNSIGESLASQYKSSVALGPGAGQLLSPGAARRQFGSNTSLHLLSSHSKSLDLDRGHSTLTVQAEQRKHPSWPRLDRSNSKGYMKLENKEDPMERLLVPQAAIKKDFTNKEKLLMISRSHNNLSFEHDEFLSNNLKRGTSETRF; encoded by the coding sequence ATGATAGCAACTGGTGGGGTGATAACTGGCCTGGCTGCCTTGAAAAGGCAGGACTCTGCCAGATCCCAGCATCATGTCAACCTCAGCCCATCACCTGCAGCCCAGGAGAAGAAACCCGTCAGGCGCCGACCTCGGGCCGATGTTGTGGTGGTTCGAGGCAAAATCCGGCTTTATTCCCCATCTGGCTTTTTCCTCATTTTAGGAGTTCTTATCTCCATTGTAGGAATTGCAATGGCAGTCCTTGGATATTGGCCCCAAAAAGAACACTTTATCGATGCCGAGACAACATTGTCAACAAACGAAACTCAGGTCATCCGGAACCAAGGTGGTGTGGTGGTTCGCTTCTTTGAGCAGCATTTGCATTCtgataaaatgaaaatgcttGGCCCTTTCACAATGGGGAttggcattttcattttcatttgcgcTAACGCCATTCTTCATGAGAACCGTGATAGAGAAACCAAAATCATACACATGAGGGATATCTACTCCACAGTCATCGACATCCACACGCTAAGAATCAAGGAGCAAAAGCATATGAATGGCATCTACACTGGTTTAAtgggagaaacagaagtaaaacagAATGGGAACTCCTGTGCTTCCAGACTGGCAGCAAATACTGTTGCTTCTTTCCCAGGTTTTAGGAGCAATTTTCAGATGGACAGCTCTGTTGAGGAGGATGGGCTGCTTGTACTAAATGAAAGTAAGAGTTGTGGGCATCTTAGGCCACCTTTGCTCTCTGACAGCTCTGCCTCTGTTTGTGGCCTCTATCCACCTCCTTCCAAGACAAGTGATGATAAGACCGGTGGCCCTAAGAAATGTGAAACCAAATCAATTGTGTCATCCTCCATCAGTGCTTTTACACTACCTGTGATCAAACTAAATAACTGTGTTATTGATGAGCCTAGTATAGATAACATCACTGAGGATGCTGATAACCTCAGAAGTAGGTCAAGGAATTTGTCAATGGACTCCCTTGTGGTCCCTTTGCCCAATGCCAGTCAGTCTTTCCAGCCGGTCAGTATGATGCTCCCAAGGAATAATTCCATTGGGGAGTCATTGGCAAGTCAGTACAAGTCCTCTGTGGCCCTTGGACCTGGGGCTGGACAGCTCTTGTCTCCTGGGGCTGCTAGAAGACAGTTTGGGTCCAACACATCCTTGCATTTGCTCTCATCACACTCAAAATCCTTAGACTTAGACAGGGGTCACTCCACCCTAACTGTTCAGGCAGAGCAACGGAAACATCCAAGTTGGCCTCGGTTGGATCGAAGCAACAGCAAAGGATATATGAAACTGGAGAACAAAGAGGACCCGATGGAGAGGTTGCTTGTGCCCCAAGCTGCAATCAAGAAAGACTTTACCAATAAGGAGAAACTTCTTATGATTTCAAGATCTCACAATAATTTGAGTTTTGAACATGATGAGTTTTTGAGTAACAACTTGAAGCGGGGAACTTCTGAAACAaggttttaa